A genomic region of Deinococcus aerolatus contains the following coding sequences:
- a CDS encoding GNAT family N-acetyltransferase, with protein MNFTPLALHHAPLLHMLYAAAPGYFALLGSRVPSLSEVERDVEIALLDPRRRLELLHDPHGELVGSLDYKLDYPQAGDLTINLLLIREDRQSQGLGEAVMRGLEGRLPANTERVLASVLGDNPRGARFWERLGYTFTVDARPVMTWYAKPLHTRLHEPDPGLSVASD; from the coding sequence TTGAATTTCACACCACTGGCGCTGCACCACGCGCCGCTGCTGCACATGCTCTACGCCGCCGCTCCCGGATACTTCGCGCTTCTCGGAAGCCGCGTCCCGTCCCTGAGCGAGGTGGAACGGGACGTCGAGATCGCCCTGCTCGACCCGCGCCGCAGGCTGGAACTGCTGCATGACCCCCACGGCGAACTGGTGGGCAGCCTCGACTACAAACTCGACTACCCCCAGGCCGGTGACCTGACCATCAACCTGCTGCTGATTCGTGAGGACCGCCAGTCCCAGGGGCTGGGCGAGGCGGTCATGCGCGGGCTGGAGGGGCGGCTGCCCGCCAACACCGAGCGCGTGCTGGCCAGCGTCCTGGGCGACAACCCGCGTGGCGCCCGTTTCTGGGAGCGCCTGGGCTACACCTTCACGGTGGACGCCCGCCCGGTCATGACCTGGTACGCCAAGCCGCTGCATACCCGCCTGCACGAACCCGATCCCGGTCTGAGCGTGGCAAGCGACTAA